One genomic window of Gossypium hirsutum isolate 1008001.06 chromosome D11, Gossypium_hirsutum_v2.1, whole genome shotgun sequence includes the following:
- the LOC107911808 gene encoding uncharacterized protein At5g19025 — protein MVYFRNSISVCNSVDQASSAPIMASSVNSNDLVMNNKSSSSSSSRNNLYKKQKVFNSPSCLKIPSCERSRSAAIDVVILIAVIAACGFLLYPTIKCLSLKLTGFIGTAFYVIGEEIMRAPMIYGSIGLGFSCAAIAAWILLLCTTKKCRNPNCKGLRKAAEFDIQLETEECVKNSCTLVKDGVKKGLFELPRDHHKELEAELKKMAPVNGRAVLVFRARCGCSVGRLEVPGPKKQRKIKK, from the coding sequence ATGGTCTATTTCCGTAACTCTATCTCAGTCTGCAACTCGGTTGACCAGGCTTCTTCAGCTCCGATCATGGCAAGTTCTGTGAATTCAAATGATCTTGTGATGAACAACAAatcgtcgtcgtcgtcgtcgtcaAGAAACAATCTTTACAAGAAACAAAAGGTATTCAATTCACCAAGTTGTTTAAAGATTCCATCTTGTGAAAGATCAAGATCCGCTGCCATTGATGTTGTCATCTTGATTGCTGTGATCGCTGCTTGTGGATTCTTGTTGTATCCAACTATAAAGTGTCTATCATTGAAATTGACTGGATTCATTGGAACTGCCTTTTACGTTATTGGTGAGGAAATTATGAGAGCTCCTATGATATATGGGTCCATAGGACTTGGTTTTTCTTGTGCTGCAATAGCTGCTTGGATTTTGCTTCTATGTACAACCAAGAAATGCAGGAACCCTAACTGTAAAGGGCTTAGGAAGGCGGCCGAATTCGATATTCAGTTGGAAACTGAGGAATGTGTCAAGAATTCCTGCACTTTGGTTAAAGATGGTGTTAAGAAAGGACTTTTCGAATTGCCCCGCGATCATCACAAGGAATTGGAAGCTGAACTTAAGAAGATGGCACCCGTTAATGGACGAGCGGTGCTCGTATTCCGAGCCAGGTGTGGATGTTCTGTAGGCAGGTTGGAGGTTCCAGGACCAAAGAAGCAAAGAAAGATCAAGAAATAG